One window of the Sphaerochaeta associata genome contains the following:
- a CDS encoding ABC transporter permease: protein MLGRIFSLYMDRFPFFLELMGQHIAITLICVFIITVVGLCLGILMTKHVLLAGIVLRLTSFLYTIPSIALFGILVSISGIGLKSAVIAIVLYGLLPMVRNTYTGLKEVNPDILEAAIGMGTSGWQLLWIIRFPLALPIIFSGFRTMVVMTIALGGIASFIGAGGLGRAIWRGISTNFPEMTIAGSLLIALFAIITDLILEVVEKQVRKRYMGEEESHA from the coding sequence ATGCTTGGTAGGATTTTCTCGCTCTACATGGATCGGTTTCCCTTTTTCCTGGAGCTGATGGGCCAACACATCGCAATTACGCTTATCTGTGTGTTCATCATCACCGTGGTCGGGTTATGCCTCGGTATCCTCATGACCAAGCATGTGCTGCTTGCAGGAATTGTTCTCCGTCTTACCAGCTTTCTCTACACCATACCGTCCATCGCACTGTTTGGAATTCTGGTCTCCATCTCCGGTATAGGGCTGAAGAGTGCGGTAATTGCCATTGTGTTGTATGGGCTGCTCCCCATGGTCAGAAATACGTATACAGGTTTGAAGGAAGTGAATCCTGATATTCTGGAAGCAGCAATCGGCATGGGCACATCCGGCTGGCAATTGCTTTGGATCATCAGGTTTCCCTTGGCTCTTCCCATAATTTTCAGCGGATTCCGTACGATGGTTGTCATGACCATCGCCTTGGGTGGCATCGCTTCCTTCATTGGGGCGGGGGGCTTGGGAAGGGCTATTTGGCGGGGGATTTCCACAAACTTTCCTGAGATGACCATAGCAGGAAGCCTCTTGATCGCGCTGTTTGCAATCATTACCGATTTGATTTTGGAAGTGGTGGAAAAACAGGTGCGAAAGCGATATATGGGTGAGGAGGAATCTCATGCGTAA
- a CDS encoding TAXI family TRAP transporter solute-binding subunit: MKKSVGVLLVITMLISGQLFAAGAQEGAAEPVKKTVINFPTAATTGAVYPLGSAMANLWNTKLDTVRASAQASAGGIANLNMIADGEAQLGVAVTSIMYESFNGIGAFEGRPNPNLRVMIGLYANPNQVVVTQNSGINSLADLSGKRFASGAPGSTTEVETSLHLKTSGVNYPDGLRVQYVGFTEAIDLMRNKQLDGAWIMAGIPNAAVTEMLSTAGGKLLSLDMDLIKKLQKAYPWYGAYTIPANTYPGQTTDVLTSAIKITVCTDARVDADVVYDMTKTFWENFEELKATQAPLKQVNPKEAVKDLAGLPLHEGAARYYKEIGLL; encoded by the coding sequence ATGAAAAAGTCTGTAGGAGTATTGCTGGTTATCACCATGCTCATTTCGGGCCAACTGTTTGCCGCAGGAGCCCAGGAGGGAGCGGCCGAACCTGTTAAAAAGACAGTCATCAACTTCCCGACCGCTGCAACCACAGGGGCTGTGTATCCTCTTGGGTCGGCAATGGCCAACCTGTGGAATACCAAGCTTGATACCGTCAGGGCTAGTGCACAGGCAAGCGCCGGCGGTATCGCCAACCTCAACATGATTGCCGACGGAGAAGCCCAGTTGGGAGTCGCCGTCACCTCGATCATGTATGAATCCTTCAACGGCATCGGAGCTTTCGAGGGAAGACCCAACCCCAATCTCAGGGTTATGATCGGCTTGTATGCCAACCCCAACCAGGTCGTTGTTACACAGAACAGCGGTATTAATTCACTTGCCGATCTCAGCGGCAAGCGCTTCGCATCCGGTGCTCCGGGTTCGACTACGGAAGTGGAGACCAGCCTGCACCTCAAGACCAGCGGAGTCAACTATCCTGATGGATTGAGAGTCCAGTATGTCGGATTCACCGAAGCGATCGACTTGATGCGCAACAAGCAACTTGACGGGGCTTGGATCATGGCTGGCATTCCCAATGCTGCAGTAACCGAGATGCTTTCAACAGCCGGCGGAAAATTGCTCAGTCTCGACATGGACCTGATCAAGAAGCTGCAAAAGGCCTATCCCTGGTACGGTGCCTACACCATTCCCGCCAATACCTATCCAGGCCAGACAACCGACGTCCTGACTTCGGCGATCAAAATCACCGTCTGTACTGATGCCCGTGTCGATGCCGATGTTGTATACGACATGACCAAGACGTTCTGGGAAAACTTTGAGGAATTGAAGGCCACTCAGGCTCCGCTGAAGCAGGTCAATCCTAAGGAAGCAGTAAAGGATCTGGCAGGCCTGCCCTTGCATGAAGGTGCTGCACGCTACTACAAAGAGATTGGATTGCTGTAA
- a CDS encoding phytoene desaturase family protein translates to MHFDVIVIGSGLSGLSAASLLAKRGLTIATIDKSYCPGGSCGAFKRGDAIFDQGSSMLFGWGEKGFNAHRFLFNCLEEPITIIQHDLLYCVHYDGKKVNFYPSIAQFIDEVATLFPGQRDNLVRFYADMQSMYEHVMVENPSYTTPDEVDKKVALKSLLRHPFSYIRFLSYMNVSAKALLSKYFTDEAIFNFFDKLTSTYCYATVEESPAILASVMFVDNHAGGSYYPAGSTLQLTGALEKVIEEHGSTMIAEREVVSILFDHGKPSGVLLDDKTVHTAEQIIYSGTVWNLYGKLLPHSETTKKQRIWAENQEPTYPSVVLYTLVDKEAVDDGTLAVEMLVGRPDALDEEEVTAYIPSVDDKTLCADDEHIVLAIGPSFGDWASLDPDAYRQRKERETKRLLGVLAKRFPTIKEHLRHAELATPRTIERFTMKNGGAVAGPKQKLGNHMFKRQHIRTAWDTLFCCGESTMMGTGTPTVTTSGIAAANAILSKRGLEPYLYQPDRKEYVHLIKAPFTSDQLYASSNAQQREVQLLARRCQLCEHPSCSQGTDLDVRGIMRRVTVGNFVGAKRKLGESSVQNPETLEPNCIREEKVAIGKVCEYLKDC, encoded by the coding sequence ATGCATTTCGATGTCATTGTCATTGGTTCTGGTTTGAGCGGGTTGAGTGCTGCCTCTTTATTGGCTAAACGTGGTTTAACTATTGCCACCATCGATAAATCCTATTGTCCGGGTGGAAGCTGCGGTGCTTTCAAGCGTGGGGACGCAATTTTTGATCAGGGCTCTTCCATGCTCTTCGGCTGGGGAGAGAAGGGGTTCAATGCCCATCGGTTCCTCTTCAATTGTCTGGAGGAGCCCATCACCATTATTCAGCATGATCTGCTCTATTGTGTTCATTATGATGGGAAAAAAGTGAATTTCTATCCCTCTATTGCACAGTTCATAGATGAAGTTGCCACTCTGTTTCCCGGCCAGCGGGACAATCTGGTGCGTTTCTATGCGGACATGCAGAGCATGTATGAACATGTCATGGTGGAAAATCCTTCGTACACCACCCCTGATGAAGTGGACAAGAAGGTGGCCCTGAAGTCTCTGTTGCGTCATCCCTTCTCCTATATTCGGTTTCTCTCCTACATGAATGTGAGTGCAAAGGCACTGCTGTCCAAGTACTTCACCGACGAGGCAATCTTCAACTTCTTTGACAAGCTCACCTCGACCTATTGCTATGCAACGGTAGAGGAGAGTCCGGCGATTCTTGCCTCGGTGATGTTTGTGGACAATCATGCAGGGGGTAGTTACTATCCCGCCGGTTCAACCCTGCAATTGACAGGAGCTCTTGAAAAAGTCATCGAGGAACATGGCTCGACGATGATTGCAGAAAGGGAGGTGGTCTCGATCCTTTTCGACCATGGCAAGCCCAGTGGCGTGTTGCTCGATGACAAAACAGTACACACAGCCGAACAGATCATCTACAGCGGTACGGTCTGGAATCTTTATGGGAAATTGTTACCCCACAGTGAAACAACAAAGAAACAACGCATCTGGGCAGAGAATCAGGAGCCGACCTATCCAAGCGTTGTGCTCTATACGCTCGTCGACAAGGAAGCAGTCGATGATGGTACGCTTGCTGTGGAGATGCTGGTGGGCCGGCCCGATGCATTGGATGAGGAGGAGGTTACGGCCTACATTCCAAGCGTTGATGATAAAACCCTCTGTGCCGATGATGAGCATATCGTTCTGGCCATCGGACCTTCATTTGGAGATTGGGCTTCTCTTGACCCGGATGCATATCGGCAAAGGAAGGAGCGCGAAACCAAGCGATTGCTAGGCGTGCTAGCCAAGCGGTTTCCCACCATCAAGGAGCACCTCCGACATGCCGAGCTCGCAACGCCACGAACCATTGAACGATTTACGATGAAAAACGGAGGGGCGGTAGCCGGCCCCAAGCAGAAGCTGGGCAACCACATGTTCAAACGCCAGCACATCAGGACCGCCTGGGATACCCTGTTCTGCTGCGGCGAGTCGACCATGATGGGCACCGGAACCCCCACCGTCACCACCAGCGGCATTGCAGCTGCAAATGCCATACTCTCCAAACGGGGTCTTGAGCCGTATCTCTATCAACCAGATAGAAAAGAGTATGTGCATTTGATCAAAGCCCCATTTACAAGCGACCAGCTGTATGCCTCATCGAATGCACAACAGCGCGAGGTCCAACTGCTTGCAAGGCGTTGCCAGCTGTGTGAACATCCATCCTGCAGTCAAGGCACCGACTTGGATGTACGCGGCATCATGAGAAGGGTGACGGTAGGGAACTTTGTCGGAGCGAAACGCAAGCTTGGTGAATCCTCGGTTCAGAATCCAGAAACCCTGGAGCCGAACTGCATCAGAGAGGAGAAGGTGGCGATAGGGAAGGTGTGCGAGTATTTGAAGGATTGTTAA
- a CDS encoding TatD family hydrolase produces MHTLVPNLIDSHFHLRSMQRKGVQIEALLEAMQQACMQGIEIGLDCDDLAERTALLAPYPFIHLSAGIGPWGAKESLDEQLAVLEDQLAQNRVAAIGEIGLDNYHKYGTVENQEYLLQRQIELAKTMGKPVIFHNREADDQFIALLRRTVFARRGIFHCYQGGEELARLAIEQGFFLSFAGPLTYKANKAMQDLFVSLPIEHLLLETDSPYLSPNPVRGTVNTPLAMQHIYSFAAQLRNIPLEALIEQIRANFHAFLEQ; encoded by the coding sequence ATGCATACCCTTGTTCCCAATCTCATAGATTCCCATTTCCATCTTCGTTCCATGCAGCGAAAAGGCGTACAAATCGAAGCATTGCTTGAGGCGATGCAGCAGGCCTGCATGCAAGGTATCGAAATTGGATTGGATTGTGATGACTTGGCCGAACGAACGGCTTTGCTTGCACCCTACCCGTTCATCCACCTCAGTGCAGGCATCGGGCCCTGGGGGGCAAAAGAATCTCTGGATGAACAGCTAGCCGTATTGGAAGATCAACTTGCACAGAACCGGGTTGCAGCCATCGGGGAAATCGGACTGGACAACTACCACAAGTATGGAACGGTCGAGAACCAGGAGTACCTTCTGCAGAGGCAGATCGAGCTCGCCAAAACGATGGGAAAACCTGTAATTTTCCACAATCGGGAAGCGGATGACCAATTCATAGCACTGCTAAGGCGTACCGTCTTTGCAAGGCGGGGAATCTTTCACTGCTATCAAGGCGGTGAAGAGCTTGCCCGTCTTGCAATCGAGCAAGGATTTTTCCTCTCCTTTGCAGGCCCGTTGACATACAAGGCAAACAAGGCCATGCAGGACTTGTTCGTCTCGCTTCCGATCGAGCACCTTCTATTGGAGACCGACAGTCCCTACCTCAGCCCCAACCCTGTACGGGGGACTGTCAATACACCCCTTGCAATGCAACACATATACTCATTTGCAGCTCAGCTGAGAAACATCCCGCTCGAAGCCTTGATCGAGCAGATTAGAGCCAACTTCCATGCATTTCTCGAGCAGTGA
- a CDS encoding nuclear transport factor 2 family protein, which produces MDFVIQSKEQLKDLWTNIYNTEGKPDWSHILPYYDQAIYFCDSVQKINGIDDFKAMTERLIARSNNLKMDVKNTASNGNVLFMEWEMSLSFKKYPNSSVFGCSRVTLNDEGKIIEQRDYYDLWGDIFDNIPRFNKMYRKFMHKKFG; this is translated from the coding sequence ATGGATTTTGTGATTCAGAGCAAAGAACAGCTGAAGGACTTATGGACTAACATCTACAATACCGAGGGCAAACCTGACTGGTCCCATATTCTACCTTATTATGACCAAGCCATCTATTTTTGTGACAGTGTCCAAAAAATCAACGGAATTGACGACTTCAAGGCCATGACCGAGCGCTTGATCGCCCGTTCGAACAACTTGAAGATGGACGTGAAGAATACGGCTTCCAACGGCAATGTGCTGTTCATGGAGTGGGAGATGAGCCTGAGTTTCAAGAAGTACCCGAACTCATCAGTTTTTGGCTGCAGCAGGGTAACCTTGAACGATGAGGGGAAGATCATCGAACAACGCGATTACTACGACTTATGGGGTGATATCTTCGATAATATCCCCAGGTTCAACAAGATGTATCGAAAATTCATGCATAAGAAGTTTGGTTGA
- a CDS encoding TRAP transporter permease yields the protein MEHSSTEKTFTKEELIAQELLDKKESDSKLRVYSGPLGTVITALFLIWSVFQVYANTIGIIDAMSLRTWHLFFLMLFTFLLFPTYPSENRKRTLPPVWDIVLLGVLIFTFWYLLKNYIVVAKRGGYLINADLWLAGITMVLIFEAGRRACKNLAVLGLIFLLYNFLGMWIPGELGHVGFSVKRVLNHMIWGSQGIFGVGIGVSATYIFLFVLFGAYLKYSGFSQFINDISLTLVGRTAGGPAKVAVLASALLGMINGSAIANVATTGTITIPMMKKTGYKKEFAAAVEAVASTGGQFAPPIMGAVGFVMAEFMGVSYTKVLLAACIPAFLYYLTLLFAVHFEAKRLGLSGLSKENIPNALVVMKKQGHLIIPLVVLIGMLSFGYTPLFAAVVAIFATIGASWLRKETRMTWAVIVQATVEGARSAVAVGMSCAIIGVIIGTVSLTGLGLSFGYIILKVVGEGQLYLGGLMVMLMSIVLGMGVPGVAAYVIVSTVSVPVLIQTGAIPMAAHMFCLIYACLSNITPPVAMSSYVASGIADSDQTKTSLIAVKLGLTGFILPFFFLDNPILLLGSTEGVPLLITIRALITSSIGVIALSSGLQGYLLGKLNILERLVMVAAGLLFIETGLVTDLAALMLVGVIMAIQYTQKKAHNKERIA from the coding sequence ATGGAGCACAGTTCAACAGAGAAAACGTTCACCAAAGAAGAGCTCATTGCCCAGGAGTTGCTGGACAAGAAGGAATCGGATAGCAAGCTCCGGGTATACTCGGGTCCGCTTGGAACCGTCATTACTGCATTATTTCTTATATGGTCGGTATTTCAAGTATATGCGAATACCATAGGCATCATCGATGCCATGTCGTTGCGGACGTGGCACCTTTTCTTTCTCATGCTTTTCACCTTTCTATTATTTCCAACCTATCCTTCAGAAAACCGAAAGAGAACACTTCCCCCTGTCTGGGACATCGTGCTGTTGGGTGTGTTGATCTTCACGTTCTGGTATCTCTTGAAAAATTACATCGTAGTAGCCAAACGTGGTGGATACCTGATCAATGCCGACCTTTGGCTTGCAGGCATCACCATGGTCCTGATCTTCGAGGCGGGGCGAAGGGCGTGCAAGAATCTTGCCGTCCTGGGTTTGATATTCCTGCTCTACAACTTTTTGGGGATGTGGATTCCCGGCGAGCTCGGCCATGTAGGGTTCAGCGTCAAACGTGTACTCAACCACATGATATGGGGCAGCCAGGGAATCTTCGGTGTTGGAATCGGTGTCAGCGCCACCTATATTTTTCTGTTCGTCCTCTTTGGCGCATACCTGAAATACAGTGGATTCAGTCAATTCATCAACGATATCTCCCTGACTCTGGTTGGCAGGACTGCCGGAGGCCCTGCAAAGGTTGCTGTACTGGCCAGTGCACTTTTAGGCATGATCAACGGTTCGGCCATCGCCAATGTCGCTACCACAGGAACCATAACCATCCCTATGATGAAGAAAACCGGCTACAAGAAGGAGTTTGCCGCCGCAGTGGAGGCTGTTGCTTCCACCGGAGGTCAGTTCGCCCCACCCATCATGGGAGCCGTCGGCTTTGTCATGGCAGAATTCATGGGGGTAAGCTACACAAAAGTCTTGCTTGCTGCCTGCATCCCGGCATTCTTGTACTATCTTACCCTTCTGTTTGCCGTACACTTTGAAGCGAAACGGCTCGGTCTCTCCGGCTTGAGCAAGGAGAACATACCCAACGCCTTGGTGGTTATGAAAAAGCAGGGGCATCTGATCATTCCCTTGGTGGTACTTATCGGGATGCTCAGTTTCGGCTATACACCCTTGTTCGCCGCGGTTGTTGCGATTTTTGCCACCATCGGGGCATCCTGGCTGAGAAAAGAGACACGCATGACGTGGGCCGTCATCGTGCAGGCTACCGTCGAAGGAGCACGATCGGCAGTAGCGGTGGGGATGAGCTGTGCGATCATCGGGGTGATCATCGGAACGGTCTCCTTGACCGGGCTGGGCCTAAGTTTTGGATACATCATCCTCAAGGTTGTCGGTGAAGGACAACTGTACCTCGGGGGCTTGATGGTCATGCTCATGAGCATCGTGCTCGGCATGGGAGTTCCCGGAGTTGCCGCGTATGTCATCGTATCGACGGTCTCTGTTCCAGTTCTTATCCAGACCGGAGCGATTCCCATGGCCGCCCACATGTTCTGCCTCATCTATGCATGCCTTTCCAACATTACGCCCCCTGTGGCAATGAGCAGTTACGTAGCAAGCGGCATTGCCGACTCCGACCAAACAAAAACCAGTCTCATTGCCGTGAAACTCGGACTGACCGGGTTCATCCTCCCCTTCTTCTTCTTGGATAATCCAATACTCCTGCTGGGAAGCACCGAGGGGGTCCCCTTGCTCATCACCATCAGGGCGCTCATTACCTCATCCATCGGAGTCATCGCTCTCTCATCAGGCCTTCAGGGGTACTTATTAGGCAAGCTGAATATTCTTGAACGCCTGGTGATGGTTGCAGCCGGTCTCTTATTCATAGAAACAGGACTGGTAACCGATCTAGCCGCACTCATGCTCGTTGGAGTCATTATGGCTATCCAATATACACAGAAGAAAGCACACAACAAGGAGAGAATCGCATGA
- a CDS encoding acyltransferase domain-containing protein, giving the protein MYHKFFEELAFTDKQKLDIQQAAKQADKRSLTLELERAIKLRDVQKVGTILLQGFQTFGPVCPLVLIQSCYEQVCNLYRDLCIEESVRVATLSDISLWTEVYAHDHRQETGFAQVFWIARHLCAKILRLGRLQFEQKSMNSPLRIYQQERSEQCITLAEADIACDSAGYLINPEQAAFMTTLREEGTSLIAHAVDGASGSIARKPSLYDTSKLRLLADSATNVLHIHIPAGEKLSEQSVADSLLQAPRYFPNHSLAVCASWLLDPALLSVAEPSSNIGLFMQRFSKFPVPFQTPQIFERVFGFTATEDDIPRWKATTTLQRSIQRALSEGVVFRTMGGYLLLG; this is encoded by the coding sequence ATGTACCACAAATTCTTTGAAGAGCTTGCGTTTACAGATAAACAGAAACTTGACATCCAGCAAGCTGCCAAGCAGGCTGACAAACGTTCCCTAACACTAGAGCTTGAGAGAGCAATCAAATTGCGCGACGTGCAGAAGGTTGGGACGATTCTACTGCAAGGCTTCCAAACCTTCGGTCCTGTCTGTCCGTTGGTTCTCATACAAAGTTGTTACGAACAGGTCTGCAATCTGTATCGGGACCTCTGTATTGAAGAGTCGGTCAGGGTTGCCACGTTATCGGATATCAGTCTTTGGACGGAGGTCTACGCACACGATCACCGACAGGAGACGGGCTTTGCCCAGGTTTTCTGGATTGCACGACATTTGTGTGCAAAAATTCTGCGGTTGGGCCGATTGCAGTTTGAGCAAAAAAGCATGAACTCACCCTTGCGCATCTATCAGCAAGAACGCAGCGAACAATGTATTACGCTTGCAGAAGCCGATATCGCCTGTGATAGTGCAGGGTATTTAATCAATCCCGAGCAGGCAGCTTTCATGACGACGCTCAGAGAAGAAGGGACCTCTCTGATCGCCCATGCGGTTGACGGAGCAAGCGGCAGCATCGCTCGAAAACCTTCCTTGTATGACACCTCAAAGTTGCGCCTGCTAGCCGATTCTGCCACCAATGTGCTGCACATCCATATTCCTGCAGGTGAAAAACTTTCCGAGCAGTCGGTTGCCGATTCCCTGTTGCAGGCACCTCGATATTTTCCAAACCACAGTCTGGCCGTCTGTGCATCCTGGCTACTCGATCCCGCCCTCTTGAGCGTCGCCGAGCCTTCAAGCAATATCGGCTTATTCATGCAACGCTTTTCAAAGTTTCCCGTACCGTTCCAGACTCCTCAGATTTTTGAGCGGGTCTTTGGTTTCACTGCAACAGAAGATGACATCCCCCGATGGAAAGCGACAACAACCTTGCAACGCTCCATACAACGAGCACTTTCCGAAGGAGTCGTCTTTCGAACCATGGGGGGATATTTGTTGCTTGGTTGA
- a CDS encoding ABC transporter ATP-binding protein, protein MEYAIEFEHISKSYTPEEVVLSDINLAIQQGEFVVLLGQSGCGKTTLLKLVNNLLDFDAGYLRIHGKKLSDYNIEELRRSIGYAIQQVGLFPHMRVWENVSYVLKLQGVDIQQRKERAERLLELVGLKRELLMRYPRQLSGGQKQRVGVARALAANPSIMLMDEPFGAVDEQTRTQLQDQLKQIHRKLGQTIVFVTHDIREAFRLGTRIVLIHHGSIVQEGTAEDLVFRPKTPFVRSFLGRQGFSALFDEAVLDKLYERVGQGKQDMQACLALLEQKKSQS, encoded by the coding sequence ATGGAGTATGCAATCGAGTTCGAGCACATCAGCAAGTCCTATACCCCTGAGGAGGTGGTCCTCAGCGATATCAACCTGGCTATACAGCAAGGGGAGTTTGTGGTCCTGCTCGGCCAATCGGGCTGCGGCAAGACCACCTTGCTCAAGTTGGTCAACAATCTGCTCGATTTTGATGCAGGGTATCTGCGTATCCATGGGAAAAAGCTCAGCGACTACAACATTGAGGAGCTCAGGCGTTCTATCGGGTATGCAATCCAACAAGTAGGTTTGTTTCCGCACATGCGTGTGTGGGAGAATGTCAGCTATGTGTTGAAGCTGCAGGGTGTGGATATCCAGCAGCGCAAAGAACGTGCAGAGCGGTTGCTGGAATTGGTAGGTCTGAAACGTGAGCTGTTGATGCGCTATCCACGCCAACTGAGCGGAGGGCAGAAACAGCGGGTGGGGGTCGCTCGTGCTTTGGCTGCAAATCCATCCATCATGCTCATGGATGAGCCGTTCGGGGCTGTGGACGAACAGACCAGAACGCAACTGCAGGACCAGCTCAAGCAGATTCACCGAAAACTTGGGCAGACCATTGTTTTTGTCACTCATGACATCCGTGAAGCTTTTCGTTTGGGAACCAGGATCGTGCTCATTCACCATGGAAGCATCGTCCAGGAAGGAACGGCCGAGGACTTGGTGTTCAGGCCGAAGACTCCTTTTGTACGGTCGTTTCTCGGTCGGCAGGGCTTCTCCGCTCTCTTCGATGAGGCTGTCCTCGATAAGCTGTATGAACGCGTCGGGCAAGGCAAGCAGGATATGCAGGCATGTCTTGCGTTGTTGGAGCAGAAAAAAAGCCAGAGTTGA
- a CDS encoding flavodoxin family protein: MERVLIYYSLDGHTHFLAEQAQKLLGCDVYRLQLAKDYPSKGFAKYYTAGRNTVLRFPHTFKQPLPDLSRYEVVILATPIWAGRVCAPMYSYLKQAEFAHKDLYLIANCSGGDVSKCFSIIKNMKHDGHVRGEISFINPNEATFGSDSARLKAFCDAVLLNKSFQ; the protein is encoded by the coding sequence ATGGAACGCGTTCTGATTTACTATTCACTCGATGGTCATACGCATTTTTTGGCAGAACAGGCTCAAAAGCTGCTTGGTTGCGATGTATATAGGTTGCAGCTTGCCAAGGATTACCCTTCCAAGGGTTTTGCAAAATACTATACAGCCGGCAGGAACACTGTCTTACGGTTTCCTCATACGTTCAAGCAACCTCTGCCCGACTTGAGCAGGTATGAGGTGGTGATATTGGCCACGCCGATTTGGGCGGGCCGGGTGTGCGCTCCAATGTATTCGTATCTTAAGCAAGCCGAGTTTGCGCACAAGGACCTGTACCTTATTGCCAACTGCAGCGGTGGCGATGTTTCCAAGTGCTTCTCCATCATCAAGAATATGAAGCATGACGGCCATGTACGTGGTGAGATTTCGTTCATCAACCCGAACGAGGCGACGTTCGGCAGCGATTCTGCACGGTTGAAAGCCTTCTGTGATGCTGTTTTGTTGAATAAGTCTTTCCAGTAA
- a CDS encoding glycine betaine ABC transporter substrate-binding protein yields MRKYMLCLLMVASLLAGCTKKSEEVVVIASKPVTEQFILAEMLTFLIEEHTDLSVKQTLGIGGGTSNIHPALLKGEIDLYPEYTGTGWLFVLKQAPIQDAAMLYEQVKKAYHEQMQLHWSGLYGFNNTYGVAVAESVARQYNLKTVSDLAQVSDKLVFAANPDFLERDDGFIGLTKTYGLTFKAIKEIDIGLRYEAVNSEGVDVITVFSTDGRLKEEPVMVLDDDRGYFTSYHAATVVREETLKKHPKLEQVLEKLSGNISNEEMIALNYQVEIEKQDPKVVAKTFLQQKGLL; encoded by the coding sequence ATGCGTAAGTACATGCTCTGTCTCTTGATGGTTGCATCCCTATTGGCTGGATGTACAAAGAAATCGGAAGAGGTTGTAGTCATTGCAAGCAAGCCGGTCACCGAGCAGTTCATCCTTGCCGAGATGCTGACGTTCCTCATCGAGGAGCACACGGATTTGTCTGTCAAACAGACGCTCGGCATCGGAGGAGGGACTTCGAATATACATCCGGCCTTGCTCAAAGGTGAGATCGACCTCTATCCTGAGTATACAGGAACCGGTTGGCTGTTCGTGCTCAAACAAGCTCCGATCCAGGACGCTGCTATGCTCTACGAACAGGTTAAGAAGGCGTATCACGAGCAGATGCAGCTGCATTGGAGCGGCTTGTACGGTTTCAACAACACCTACGGTGTGGCGGTTGCCGAGAGCGTAGCCCGGCAGTACAACCTGAAAACCGTTTCCGATTTGGCACAGGTGAGCGACAAGCTTGTGTTTGCCGCCAACCCTGATTTTCTGGAACGCGATGACGGCTTTATCGGACTGACCAAGACGTATGGTCTCACCTTTAAAGCGATTAAGGAAATAGACATCGGCCTGCGGTATGAAGCGGTGAACAGTGAGGGTGTCGATGTCATTACCGTATTCTCCACGGACGGAAGGCTCAAGGAGGAGCCGGTCATGGTGCTGGATGATGATCGCGGGTATTTCACCAGCTACCATGCAGCCACCGTGGTCCGCGAAGAAACACTCAAAAAGCATCCCAAATTGGAACAGGTTTTGGAAAAACTGAGCGGAAACATCAGCAACGAGGAGATGATAGCGCTTAACTATCAGGTGGAAATTGAGAAGCAGGATCCCAAGGTTGTTGCCAAGACGTTCCTCCAGCAAAAGGGATTGCTCTGA